A single genomic interval of Nocardioides nitrophenolicus harbors:
- a CDS encoding LLM class F420-dependent oxidoreductase → MRLGMIIDYSGGFAETVELLQEYERNGLDLVAMPEAYSFDAVSQLGYIAAKTERLELMSAIFQIYTRTPSLTAMTAAGLDFVSDGRFTLGLGASGPQVIEGFHGVKYDAPLGRTREVIEICRQVWKREPVEYDGRYYDVPLTRENGGSGLGKPLKLINHPVRSEIPISVAALGPKNVALVAELANGWQPLFFHPGKVDLAWGEPLKEGFAKRDASLGELDIQLQIAFHLGEPSPEAVQAIRDQLALYVGGMGARDKNFYNQLACRYGYEAEAKEIQDLYLSGRKAEAAAAVPADLVEAVTLMGDEEAIRRQVGEFHAAGVRTFLLNPLAATDEEKVAQVRRLSEIVTEVAP, encoded by the coding sequence ATGCGGCTCGGCATGATCATCGACTACTCCGGCGGCTTCGCCGAGACCGTGGAGCTGCTCCAGGAGTACGAGCGCAACGGCCTCGACCTGGTCGCGATGCCGGAGGCCTACTCCTTCGACGCGGTCAGCCAGCTCGGCTACATCGCCGCCAAGACCGAGCGGCTCGAGCTGATGTCGGCGATCTTCCAGATCTACACCCGCACCCCGTCGTTGACCGCGATGACCGCCGCGGGCCTGGACTTCGTCTCCGACGGCCGGTTCACGCTCGGGCTCGGCGCGAGCGGCCCGCAGGTGATCGAGGGCTTCCACGGCGTGAAGTACGACGCCCCGCTGGGCCGCACCCGCGAGGTGATCGAGATCTGCCGCCAGGTCTGGAAGCGCGAGCCGGTCGAGTACGACGGCCGCTACTACGACGTGCCGCTCACCAGGGAGAACGGCGGCTCGGGCCTCGGCAAGCCGCTGAAGCTCATCAACCACCCGGTGCGCAGCGAGATCCCGATCTCGGTCGCCGCCCTCGGCCCCAAGAACGTCGCTCTCGTCGCCGAGCTCGCGAACGGCTGGCAGCCGTTGTTCTTCCACCCCGGCAAGGTGGACCTGGCGTGGGGCGAGCCGCTGAAGGAGGGCTTCGCGAAGCGCGACGCCTCCCTCGGCGAGCTCGACATCCAGCTCCAGATCGCCTTCCACCTCGGCGAGCCGTCCCCGGAGGCGGTGCAGGCGATCCGCGACCAGCTCGCGCTGTACGTCGGAGGCATGGGGGCGCGCGACAAGAACTTCTACAACCAGCTGGCGTGCCGCTACGGCTACGAGGCGGAGGCCAAGGAGATCCAGGACCTGTACCTGTCGGGACGGAAGGCGGAGGCCGCGGCCGCCGTGCCCGCCGACCTGGTCGAGGCAGTCACCCTGATGGGCGACGAGGAGGCGATCCGCCGGCAGGTCGGCGAGTTCCACGCCGCGGGCGTGCGCACCTTCCTGCTCAACCCGCTCGCCGCCACCGACGAGGAGAAGGTCGCCCAGGTGCGCCGGCTGTCCGAGATCGTCACGGAGGTCGCGCCGTGA
- a CDS encoding crotonase/enoyl-CoA hydratase family protein, protein MTERRFTVTRDGAVATVGLAGPGGKAVMDEAFFAELATTFAELDADDAVRAAVLAGAGEHFSYGLDLAAAASTFAPLRQATHAGARQELMALIRRWQAALDTVADLRKPTVAAVTGWCIGGGVDLAVACDVRVASADAVFSVREAKVGIVADLGSLQRLVGVIGDGHLRELALTGDDVPAARAAEIGLVNHVHATPDEARTAAAGLAARMAANSPLVLRGVKDVLDAERGPRVEAGLRYTAVWNAAFLLSDDLDEAMLAFLERRPPDFTGR, encoded by the coding sequence GTGACCGAGCGCCGGTTCACCGTCACCCGCGACGGCGCGGTCGCGACCGTCGGACTGGCCGGTCCGGGCGGCAAGGCCGTGATGGACGAGGCGTTCTTCGCCGAGCTCGCCACGACCTTCGCCGAGCTGGACGCCGACGACGCGGTCCGCGCGGCGGTGCTGGCGGGCGCGGGCGAGCACTTCTCCTACGGGCTCGACCTGGCCGCGGCCGCCAGCACCTTCGCGCCGCTGCGGCAGGCCACCCACGCCGGCGCCCGCCAGGAGCTGATGGCGCTGATCCGCCGGTGGCAGGCGGCGCTCGACACCGTCGCCGACCTCCGCAAGCCGACCGTCGCGGCCGTGACCGGGTGGTGCATCGGCGGCGGCGTCGACCTCGCCGTCGCCTGCGACGTCCGGGTCGCCTCGGCCGACGCGGTGTTCAGCGTGCGCGAGGCGAAGGTCGGGATCGTCGCCGACCTCGGCAGCCTCCAGCGCCTGGTCGGCGTGATCGGCGACGGCCACCTGCGCGAGCTCGCCCTCACCGGCGACGACGTCCCGGCCGCCCGGGCCGCCGAGATCGGTCTGGTCAACCACGTGCACGCCACTCCCGACGAGGCGCGTACGGCGGCCGCCGGGCTCGCGGCCCGGATGGCGGCCAACTCGCCGCTGGTCCTGCGCGGCGTCAAGGACGTCCTCGACGCCGAGCGCGGTCCCCGGGTCGAGGCCGGGCTGCGCTACACCGCGGTGTGGAATGCGGCGTTCCTGCTCAGTGACGACCTCGACGAGGCGATGCTGGCCTTCCTCGAGCGCCGGCCGCCGGACTTCACCGGTCGCTGA
- a CDS encoding DUF4031 domain-containing protein, translating to MTVYVDDMQLSAVVGPVDGVWSHLLSDLPGEAGSRELLAFADRLGIEARWIQSPGTAREHFDVTEPTRQRALALGAVPIRYGRAVAAITRAKRDAG from the coding sequence GTGACCGTGTACGTCGACGACATGCAGCTCTCCGCCGTGGTCGGCCCGGTCGACGGGGTCTGGTCCCACCTGCTCTCCGACCTGCCCGGCGAGGCCGGCAGTCGCGAGCTGCTGGCGTTCGCCGACCGGCTCGGCATCGAGGCGCGCTGGATCCAGAGCCCGGGCACCGCGCGGGAGCACTTCGACGTCACCGAGCCGACCCGGCAGCGGGCGCTGGCGCTGGGCGCGGTGCCGATCCGGTACGGCCGCGCGGTCGCGGCGATCACCCGGGCCAAGCGCGACGCCGGTTAG